A single genomic interval of Prunus dulcis chromosome 5, ALMONDv2, whole genome shotgun sequence harbors:
- the LOC117628940 gene encoding uncharacterized protein LOC117628940: MNGLLHEEKFSTPMPWIGMYVAAASFACLIAMAADIILGFRHHKLWFPCKFFSINATSLTLIGVAMKLSVDLNTPMPNRHDQLAKLSSSVLICTAMGNSMPSLGAMENEEMFMNVIALGILVITLIVNICIQLATGAIFVFWKEHASIMFIMLVLLLMLIFSALSVPTNKSYLEKGYKKRYQLSHEERKNESFRREVYRLKETLTKLWVMAHTSSPQFVMGRSVTCTASGAFCLFGAMILAEAMLRTYLMPWSIKFCAGESDYKLTTALILFTQAIAVGVGTIAPAFRWFMAINFKCPIRGNVSYKKEFEIERYWIQGLMELQKCPLNFRIQNRHCRKLAHQTRNKLLDLCIAMQKGIVLLSKVIRFISIFFVSRLFLLHDIFKQWKIKKFEFDTGPELQQNQRQDLSDYVLYLQGEDALVHFMMNTNCDATNHWIQKGKKEEPKYLIKLLENSTASQGFKGVAEFDSDQVPSLDCEEPPNCWALPVVTLTSIAVALPNISSGSMKNLIYGVNEGLTYMSLIEKQLDSKGDLANIRKAADIVWLKVDLYHTWLDVDLGKVSLQGKSPKEILEGLSETAKSIFEESKKKQISKKNCLRDSPSKWSIKELAAHSMYRVCQTLLLNCEDSSRNETDERLFEALVVMISDIMGSCITNLPQSVAIRCLNSKIEKREESVRDAVYILGKTEKIFSIVDKGIPSSLDQHQMENIDEWRLLHKPKIPLVACTSFLISESDKASSAGTSDHFYLTMD; this comes from the coding sequence ATGAATGGTCTCCTGCATGAGGAGAAGTTTAGTACACCAATGCCTTGGATTGGCATGTATGTAGCAGCAGCATCCTTTGCCTGCCTAATTGCAATGGCAGCAGATATAATCCTCGGCTTCCGGCATCATAAACTCTGGTTCCCTTGCAAGTTCTTCTCCATCAATGCCACTTCTCTGACCTTGATAGGTGTGGCAATGAAATTGTCAGTGGATCTAAACACTCCCATGCCCAACCGCCACGATCAGCTCGCAAAGCTCAGCAGCTCTGTCTTGATCTGCACAGCAATGGGAAACTCCATGCCTTCTCTTGGAGCCATGGAGAATGAAGAGATGTTCATGAATGTAATTGCTTTGGGAATTTTAGTCATTACCCTTATTGTCAATATCTGCATCCAATTAGCCACTGGAGCAATCTTTGTGTTCTGGAAGGAGCATGCTTCAATTATGTTCATCATGCTTGTTTTGCTCCTCATGTTGATTTTTTCTGCTTTATCTGTTCCTACCAACAAAAGTTATTTAGAAAAAGGGTACAAGAAAAGGTACCAGTTGTCTCATGAAGAACGCAAAAATGAAAGTTTCAGAAGAGAGGTCTACAGACTCAAGGAGACATTGACTAAACTCTGGGTGATGGCTCACACCTCTAGCCCCCAATTTGTGATGGGCCGTTCGGTGACATGCACTGCTTCTGGAGCTTTCTGTCTTTTTGGTGCCATGATTTTGGCAGAAGCCATGCTTAGAACATACTTAATGCCCTGGTCGATAAAGTTTTGCGCCGGCGAATCAGACTACAAATTGACAACCGCTTTGATCCTATTTACACAGGCTATTGCAGTAGGAGTTGGTACCATTGCTCCAGCATTTAGATGGTTCATGGCGATAAATTTCAAGTGCCCGATAAGAGGAAACGTGAGCTACAAAAaggaatttgaaattgaaaggtACTGGATTCAGGGACTGATGGAGTTGCAGAAGTGTCCATTAAACTTTAGAATCCAAAACAGGCACTGCAGGAAACTTGCTCATCAAACAAGGAACAAGCTCTTGGACTTATGTATTGCAATGCAGAAGGGGATTGTCCTATTGAGTAAAGTGATCCGAttcatttccattttctttgtaaGTCGGCTCTTTTTACTCCACGACATCTTCAAACAGTGGAAGATCAAGAAGTTTGAATTCGACACTGGACCAGAGTTACAGCAAAACCAAAGGCAAGATCTTAGCGATTACGTTTTGTATCTTCAAGGTGAGGATGCATTGGTTCATTTCATGATGAATACAAATTGCGATGCTACTAATCATTGGATtcagaaaggaaagaaagaagagcCCAAATATCTCATTAAGCTCTTGGAGAACTCAACAGCCTCACAAGGATTCAAAGGAGTGGCAGAGTTTGACAGTGACCAAGTTCCCTCTCTAGATTGTGAAGAGCCTCCAAATTGTTGGGCTCTTCCTGTTGTGACACTAACAAGTATTGCTGTTGCACTTCCAAACATCAGCAGTGGTTCAATGAAAAATCTGATATACGGCGTAAACGAGGGGCTCACGTACATGAGCCTCATTGAGAAGCAGCTGGATAGCAAAGGAGATCTTGCCAACATCAGAAAGGCAGCAGATATTGTGTGGCTAAAAGTTGATCTATATCACACATGGCTAGATGTGGATCTTGGGAAAGTGTCACTTCAGGGAAAGAGCCCAAAGGAAATACTTGAAGGACTTTCAGAAACAGCAAAATCCATATTTGAAGAATCTAAAAAGAAGcaaattagtaaaaaaaattgcttaaGAGATAGCCCCTCAAAATGGTCAATCAAGGAATTGGCTGCTCATTCCATGTACCGAGTATGCCAAACCCTTCTGCTAAATTGTGAAGACAGCAGCAGAAACGAGACAGATGAAAGATTATTTGAGGCCTTGGTTGTCATGATCTCTGACATAATGGGTTCATGTATCACTAATTTACCGCAATCTGTGGCCATCAGGTGTCTCAACAGCAAAATCGAAAAGAGGGAGGAAAGTGTGAGGGATGCAGTTTACATTCTTGGTAAAACTGAGAAGATTTTTAGCATTGTGGACAAGGGAATTCCTTCAAGTTTGGATCAACACCAAATGGAAAACATTGATGAGTGGCGTTTGTTACACAAACCCAAGATCCCTTTGGTGGCCTGCACTTCATTTCTAATATCAGAGAGTGACAAAGCCTCTTCTGCAGGTACAAGTGATCATTTCTACCTTACCATGGACTGA
- the LOC117626921 gene encoding uncharacterized protein LOC117626921 has translation MGGCNVDGNLNQENFSAPMPWIGIYVAAASLACLIAMAADVVHGFRHWKLWFPSQFFSINATTLTLIGVAVKLSVDLNTAMPSRQDQLAKLSSSVLICTVMGNSMPSLGSMENKEIMMNIIAFGILVITLIVNICIQLATGAIFVFCKEHVFIMFIMLVLLIMMNFSALTIPVSKRYLEHNYNKRYQLALKEGMNETDKRVASKLKECLMKHWMMAHTSSPQFVMGRSATCTASGAICLLSTMILAEAMLRTYLMPWSFTFCGGESDYKWSTTLVLATQTIAVAVGTIGPASRWFISINFRCAKRGNITYKGEFRVEKYWTQRLIELKECPLSFIRIKNRHCRKLAHETRNKFLDLCIGMQTGNVIMSKAIRLISIFLVSRILLCCDFCKQWKKKFKFNTVFNDSGPESQPNQKLDLRCYVLHLEGEDALVEHTMRSNCDATDHWFQRGKKREPKYIVKLLEKSTFSQGFKGVLDFDSEKVPCLDLEEPPNSWALPVVTLTSIALALPNISGCSIKELMCGVHEGIMYINYIENFLDSKEDVTNIRKTADMVWLGVDLYHTWLDVDLRKLSLHGKSSKEILEGLAETAKFIFEESKKKQMTTNVCLRDTPSKWPVKELAANSMYRISETLLLNYEGSLNQTGERLFEALTVMISDVLAACLTNIKQVIKRKCLNSTIEEREESVRHAVYILGKTENILNILDQRIPPSMDPHQISSIDEWRLLHKMESPLAFPSSSPSEGDTASSVSSDFYVTIE, from the coding sequence ATGGGTGGCTGCAACGTCGATGGGAACCTGAACCAGGAAAATTTTAGTGCTCCTATGCCTTGGATTGGCATCTATGTAGCAGCAGCATCCCTGGCCTGCCTAATTGCAATGGCTGCAGATGTCGTCCACGGCTTTCGACACTGGAAACTCTGGTTCCCTAGCCAGTTCTTCTCCATCAATGCCACTACTTTGACCTTGATAGGCGTAGCAGTTAAATTGTCAGTGGATCTAAACACTGCGATGCCTAGCCGCCAGGATCAGCTCGCCAAGCTTAGCAGTTCTGTCTTGATCTGCACGGTGATGGGTAACTCTATGCCTTCTCTTGGATCcatggaaaacaaagaaatcatGATGAATATAATTGCTTTTGGAATACTGGTTATTACCCTTATCGTGAATATCTGCATTCAGCTAGCTACTGGTGCAATCTTTGTTTTCTGCAAGGAGCATGTTTTCATCATGTTCATCATGCTTGTTTTACTTATCATGATGAATTTCTCTGCTTTAACTATTCCCGTATCTAAACGTTATTTAGAACACAATTACAATAAAAGGTACCAATTAGCTCTGAAAGAAGGCATGAATGAAACTGATAAAAGAGTGGCTAGCAAACTTAAAGAATGTCTGATGAAACATTGGATGATGGCTCATACCTCTAGTCCCCAGTTTGTGATGGGGCGCTCAGCGACGTGCACAGCTTCTGGAGCAATCTGTCTTTTGAGTACCATGATTTTAGCAGAAGCCATGCTTCGGACTTACTTGATGCCCTGGTCATTTACATTTTGCGGCGGTGAGTCTGACTACAAGTGGTCAACCACTTTGGTTCTTGCTACACAAACAATTGCAGTAGCAGTTGGCACAATTGGTCCTGCATCTAGATGGTTCATCTCCATAAACTTCAGGTGTGCAAAAAGAGGAAACATCACCTATAAAGGAGAATTCAGAGTAGAAAAGTACTGGACACAGAGACTGATAGAGTTGAAAGAGTGCCCGTTATCTTTCATAAGAATCAAAAATAGGCACTGCCGGAAACTTGCTCATGAgacaagaaacaaatttttggATTTGTGTATTGGAATGCAGACAGGGAATGTCATAATGAGTAAAGCAATTCGGctcatttccattttcttggTAAGCAGGATCTTGTTATGCTGTGACTTCTGCAAACAGTGGAAGAAGAAGTTCAAATTCAACACTGTTTTTAACGACTCAGGGCCAGAGTCACAGCCAAACCAAAAGCTTGATCTTAGATGTTATGTTCTGCATCTTGAAGGTGAGGATGCATTGGTTGAGCACACGATGAGAAGTAATTGTGATGCTACTGATCATTGGTTTCAGAggggaaagaaaagagagccTAAATATATCGTTAAACTGTTGGAGAAATCAACCTTTTCACAAGGATTCAAAGGAGTACTAGATTTTGACAGTGAAAAAGTTCCCTGTCTAGacttggaagagccaccaaacAGTTGGGCTCTACCTGTTGTAACACTAACTAGTATTGCTCTTGCACTTCCAAACATCAGCGGTTGTTCAATAAAAGAGTTGATGTGTGGTGTCCATGAAGGGATCATGTACATAAATTATATTGAAAATTTCCTGGATTCTAAAGAGGATGTTACCAACATCAGAAAGACGGCAGATATGGTGTGGCTAGGAGTTGATCTCTACCATACATGGCTGGATGTGGATCTCCGTAAATTGTCACTTCATGGAAAGAGCTCAAAGGAGATACTTGAAGGACTTGCTGAAACTgcaaaattcatatttgaagAATCTAAAAAGAAGCAAATGACTACGAATGTATGTTTAAGAGATACCCCTTCAAAATGGCCTGTCAAGGAATTGGCTGCTAATTCCATGTATAGGATAAGTGAAACTCTTCTGCTAAATTATGAAGGCAGCCTCAACCAGACAGGTGAGCGATTATTTGAGGCATTGACTGTCATGATATCTGACGTACTGGCTGCTTGTCTCACGAATATTAAGCAAGTTATAAAGAGGAAGTGTTTGAACAGCACCATTGAAGAGAGGGAGGAAAGTGTGAGGCATGCCGTTTACATTCTCGGTAAAACTGAAAACATTCTGAATATTCTAGACCAGAGAATTCCCCCAAGTATGGACCCTCACCAGATTTCAAGCATTGATGAGTGGCGTTTGTTGCACAAGATGGAGAGCCCCTTGGCCTTTCCTTCTTCGTCGCCATCAGAGGGTGACACAGCCTCTTCTGTTTCAAGTGACTTCTACGTGACCATTGAATAG
- the LOC117628941 gene encoding uncharacterized protein LOC117628941: MGIMGSSFSFILGSVFDIYVAQNYNIPNIQKLSTTSLLITKHIEETYWKLKKRDDKNQNQYISLYDVVPKQFLVKQATCLVLNANVCSMIEFSTIY; the protein is encoded by the exons ATGGGCATAATGGGAAGCAGCTTCTCGTTTATATTGGGCTCAGTGTTCGACATCTACGTTGCCCAAAACTACAACATCCCCAACATCCAGAAGCTCTCCACCACGAGCCTTTTGATCACCAAGCACATCGAAGAGACTTACTGGAAGCTTAAGAAGAGAGACGATAAGAACCAGAACCAGTATATCTCGTTGTACGACGTCGTTCCGAAACAGTTTCTTGTCAAACAAG CTACCTGCCTAGTTCTTAATGCTAATGTCTGTTCAATGATTGAGTTCTCCACAATTTACTGA